A genomic region of Mesobacillus jeotgali contains the following coding sequences:
- a CDS encoding YehS family protein: protein MLNNDIMIRLRYALDIKDTDMVEIFKLGGVNVTKDDVRMMLQKIDEDEYGDEDVPEDYIRINNAMMEQFLNGMVTFKRGKRPGETGAPPLTGETVNNQLLKKAKIALSLTSEDMLEIFDLAGVRVSKGELGAILRKEGHKNYRECGDKFARNFLKGLALKFRG, encoded by the coding sequence ATGCTTAACAATGATATAATGATCCGTTTGCGGTACGCGCTGGATATCAAGGATACTGATATGGTAGAGATATTCAAGCTTGGCGGGGTGAACGTGACGAAGGACGATGTCCGCATGATGCTGCAGAAAATTGATGAAGATGAGTATGGGGATGAAGATGTACCTGAGGACTACATAAGAATCAATAACGCGATGATGGAGCAGTTCTTGAATGGCATGGTTACTTTTAAAAGAGGGAAGCGTCCGGGGGAGACTGGTGCTCCGCCACTAACCGGGGAGACAGTGAATAACCAGCTTTTGAAAAAGGCGAAAATCGCCCTGTCGCTCACGAGCGAGGATATGCTTGAGATTTTCGATCTTGCTGGAGTCCGAGTTTCCAAGGGTGAGCTCGGTGCAATTTTGAGAAAAGAAGGGCATAAGAACTACCGTGAATGCGGTGATAAATTCGCGCGGAATTTCCTGAAGGGTTTGGCTTTGAAATTCCGCGGATAG
- the abc-f gene encoding ribosomal protection-like ABC-F family protein: protein MLELKVHGIKKYMEATLVVNSFTLEAFEGDKVGIVGANGSGKSTVLKVIGGIEPMHYYPGYPQTSSPGYDEGLVHRPRGASFAYLEQMPSYPAGLKVIDVLNLAFEEVHEIEIQMREIEAQMQVLEDDALEKALNKYSDLVNLYETKGGYEQEEKLSKVCTGLKFTEDFLQRDFDLLSGGEKTTVGLGKILIHQPDILLLDEPTNHLDMESIEWLEGFLKNYKGIVLIVSHDRYFLDNVVNKIVEIEDMETISYRGNYSSFISQKEENMRVQYEHFREQQKKVNNMEKQVTSLRDWALRADNNKFFRRAASIQKKLDKLDRIDKPIFERRNMRLSFNDAVRSGNETIKAVDVSKRYEDKVIFNSADLMVHYGERVGLVGPNGSGKTTFLKMLLGEEQPDAGVVELGANVMAAYLPQKIDFKNEELTVLECFREDISIVEGKAREYLAKFMFYKKSVFKKVKFLSGGERIRLKLAMLMFQDINLLILDEPTNHLDIDSIETLEAALEDFKGTIFFISHDRYFINKIGERVIAVEDCGLKSYEGNYDDYKREKATAEQKTVIEPVSVFKEKKVAQQPPPEPSAAKLFKKIEGLEKEISELDLVMGINQDYEELDKLYSRKQQLNDELDLAMEMWLSAGE, encoded by the coding sequence ATGTTAGAACTTAAAGTGCATGGAATTAAAAAATATATGGAAGCGACGCTGGTCGTGAACAGTTTTACATTGGAAGCTTTTGAAGGGGATAAGGTCGGGATCGTCGGTGCGAATGGAAGCGGCAAAAGCACGGTTCTTAAAGTCATCGGCGGGATTGAACCCATGCATTATTATCCTGGCTATCCACAGACCTCGAGCCCGGGCTATGATGAGGGGCTGGTCCATCGCCCGAGGGGAGCATCGTTTGCTTACTTGGAACAGATGCCTTCATATCCTGCCGGCCTGAAAGTGATCGATGTGCTGAATCTGGCCTTTGAAGAGGTTCATGAAATTGAAATACAGATGCGAGAGATCGAGGCTCAGATGCAGGTTTTAGAGGATGATGCTTTGGAAAAAGCGCTTAATAAATATAGTGATTTGGTGAATCTATATGAAACAAAGGGCGGTTATGAGCAGGAGGAGAAGCTAAGCAAGGTTTGCACCGGGCTTAAGTTTACCGAAGATTTTTTACAGAGGGATTTTGATTTGCTTAGCGGCGGGGAGAAGACGACGGTAGGTCTCGGGAAAATCCTGATTCATCAGCCGGATATCCTGCTGCTTGATGAGCCGACGAACCATCTTGATATGGAATCAATTGAATGGCTGGAAGGCTTTTTGAAAAATTATAAAGGCATCGTGCTGATTGTCTCGCATGACCGCTATTTTCTTGATAATGTCGTCAATAAAATCGTCGAGATCGAGGATATGGAAACGATTAGCTATAGGGGGAACTATTCCAGTTTTATCAGCCAAAAGGAAGAGAATATGCGGGTGCAATATGAGCATTTCCGCGAGCAGCAGAAGAAGGTCAATAACATGGAGAAGCAGGTGACGAGCCTGCGTGACTGGGCGTTGCGTGCCGACAATAACAAATTTTTCAGGCGCGCGGCGAGCATCCAGAAGAAGCTTGATAAGCTGGACCGGATTGATAAGCCGATTTTTGAGCGACGGAATATGCGTTTGAGTTTTAACGATGCGGTGCGCTCCGGGAATGAAACGATCAAGGCGGTTGATGTTTCTAAGCGCTATGAGGATAAGGTGATTTTTAACAGCGCTGACCTGATGGTTCATTACGGTGAGCGGGTCGGCCTTGTTGGTCCGAATGGCAGCGGTAAGACGACGTTCCTGAAGATGCTTCTCGGGGAAGAGCAGCCGGATGCCGGTGTGGTAGAGTTAGGCGCAAACGTGATGGCTGCCTATCTGCCACAGAAGATTGATTTTAAAAATGAAGAACTGACGGTGCTTGAGTGTTTCCGTGAGGATATCTCGATTGTTGAAGGGAAAGCGCGTGAGTATCTGGCGAAGTTCATGTTTTACAAAAAGAGTGTCTTCAAGAAAGTGAAATTTCTCTCCGGGGGCGAGCGCATCAGGCTGAAACTGGCGATGCTGATGTTCCAGGATATCAACTTGCTGATTCTTGATGAGCCGACGAACCATCTTGATATTGATTCGATCGAGACTTTGGAGGCCGCCCTGGAGGATTTTAAGGGTACGATTTTCTTCATTTCACATGACCGCTATTTTATCAATAAAATCGGGGAGCGGGTGATTGCTGTTGAGGATTGTGGGCTGAAGAGCTATGAGGGCAATTACGATGATTATAAAAGGGAGAAGGCCACGGCAGAGCAGAAAACTGTGATCGAACCGGTGTCTGTTTTCAAGGAGAAGAAGGTGGCGCAACAGCCGCCACCGGAACCTTCCGCCGCAAAGCTTTTCAAGAAAATCGAAGGCCTGGAAAAAGAAATCTCAGAGCTTGATTTAGTGATGGGTATTAACCAGGATTATGAGGAACTGGATAAGCTGTATAGCAGGAAACAGCAACTGAATGACGAACTCGATCTGGCAATGGAGATGTGGTTAAGTGCCGGTGAGTAA
- a CDS encoding DMT family transporter: MISFRSKLTASIYALLSISFWGVSFVSAKAVLEKLDPFSLLIFRFGFGALFLLVILLLNRYRLRISIGYIPHLVVLGILGVFVHQVLQATALLTINASSAGWLISFSPIFTVLLSVLFLHEKMDFKKALGMVVAIAGVFIVTTTRSGHSFEFAMNIGFILMLLSTLNWAVYSILLKRLQIPYPALVVTFYMSLIGFMLTLPFIIRNRGWESLPLLTQTEWAHLLFLAIFVSGIGYWYWGKALEVLDASRVSMFIYLEPLVTLIAAIFLLHEKFILISAIGGIIIIIGVVIVNGGLARLVASSIFKK, translated from the coding sequence ATGATTTCGTTTCGCTCCAAGCTTACAGCTTCTATCTATGCACTTTTGTCGATCAGCTTTTGGGGAGTTTCCTTTGTTTCTGCAAAAGCTGTACTCGAAAAGCTCGATCCCTTTTCATTATTGATCTTCCGCTTTGGTTTCGGAGCTTTGTTTTTATTAGTGATTTTACTGCTGAATCGGTATCGTTTGCGGATTTCGATTGGATACATTCCTCATTTGGTTGTCCTCGGAATACTGGGTGTGTTTGTTCACCAAGTCTTGCAGGCAACTGCTCTGTTAACGATCAATGCGTCATCTGCCGGATGGCTGATTTCGTTTTCTCCGATTTTCACCGTTCTTCTGTCGGTACTATTTTTGCATGAAAAAATGGACTTCAAAAAAGCACTTGGAATGGTGGTCGCCATAGCAGGCGTCTTTATTGTCACCACAACCCGAAGCGGCCATTCTTTCGAGTTCGCCATGAACATTGGCTTCATCCTTATGCTCCTGAGCACGTTGAACTGGGCAGTATATTCCATCCTTTTAAAAAGGCTTCAAATCCCTTATCCTGCTCTCGTAGTGACATTTTACATGAGCCTAATCGGCTTTATGCTCACTCTCCCTTTTATCATCCGCAACAGAGGCTGGGAATCCCTGCCCTTGCTGACCCAGACGGAGTGGGCCCATCTTTTATTCCTTGCGATATTCGTTTCTGGAATTGGGTATTGGTATTGGGGAAAGGCATTGGAAGTACTGGATGCATCAAGGGTATCCATGTTCATCTACCTCGAGCCTTTGGTCACCCTGATTGCCGCCATCTTTCTTTTACATGAAAAATTCATCCTCATAAGTGCAATTGGTGGAATCATAATTATTATAGGAGTGGTCATAGTCAATGGCGGTCTTGCTCGTCTTGTGGCGAGTTCTATTTTTAAAAAATGA
- a CDS encoding peroxiredoxin-like family protein, with translation MCREYLAQLRERITEVEATGYQVVAVAPSKGSFIKQFIDQFGPFPFPILGDPTRKAYRGMGHKTMPKWKLLAKAGFGFITGQVKDFIPKNEKQKEFVMKSMKTQDVYIQGGTWLYSAEGKLLWKHIDESPEDHAKIDEVLQQMKKR, from the coding sequence ATCTGCCGGGAATATCTTGCGCAGTTGCGCGAGCGAATAACTGAAGTTGAAGCAACAGGCTACCAGGTTGTTGCTGTCGCTCCTTCAAAAGGATCATTTATCAAGCAATTCATTGACCAGTTTGGGCCTTTTCCATTTCCTATACTTGGGGATCCAACGCGTAAAGCATATCGGGGTATGGGACATAAAACGATGCCTAAGTGGAAGCTGCTGGCGAAGGCGGGTTTCGGTTTCATTACCGGTCAAGTCAAAGACTTCATTCCTAAAAACGAAAAGCAGAAGGAATTCGTCATGAAATCGATGAAGACGCAGGACGTCTACATCCAGGGAGGAACATGGCTCTATTCGGCCGAAGGCAAACTCTTATGGAAGCATATCGATGAATCACCCGAGGATCACGCAAAAATTGATGAAGTCTTGCAGCAAATGAAAAAACGCTGA
- a CDS encoding TspO/MBR family protein, giving the protein MSVLRVNGKIDKGKLAKELLIPVVGGMVTGMIATRRAKEKYSKLEKPDNAPPSWVFPVMWTGLYATMGLANYRVSMKKKPTATAETLYDIQLGLNFLWSFLFFKWNLRGTAFAEIGLLLGMITLTTYQYYQKDKIAGRLMLPYIAWVAYALQLNYSMWNLNKDRM; this is encoded by the coding sequence ATGAGTGTTCTAAGAGTGAATGGAAAAATAGATAAGGGCAAGCTCGCCAAGGAGTTGCTGATTCCGGTTGTCGGCGGTATGGTGACTGGGATGATTGCGACGAGGCGGGCGAAGGAGAAGTACAGTAAGCTAGAGAAGCCGGATAATGCGCCGCCTTCGTGGGTGTTTCCTGTTATGTGGACAGGTTTGTATGCGACGATGGGGCTTGCGAATTACCGGGTGTCGATGAAAAAGAAACCTACCGCCACCGCGGAAACCCTCTATGATATCCAGCTTGGATTGAATTTTCTATGGTCATTCTTATTTTTCAAATGGAACCTTCGTGGTACGGCGTTTGCAGAGATCGGCTTGCTGCTGGGCATGATTACATTGACAACATATCAATACTATCAAAAAGATAAAATCGCCGGCAGGCTGATGCTGCCGTATATTGCATGGGTGGCTTACGCGCTTCAGCTAAACTACAGCATGTGGAATTTGAACAAAGATCGAATGTAA
- a CDS encoding DUF2269 family protein: MTLYGLLVLVHVIAAVVGLGASFGMPVVAKFGAKSVTNAKVCFEINKKIEMFAKVGSLTLLASGILMAIVNPVLWSQGWFIGSLIIYVLIQPVVAAMLPKTIEKQVDIVMNSGDGELPAEYHQLDKKASKLNGIAHVAAVVLIVLVSTKPF; this comes from the coding sequence GTGACTTTATATGGATTATTAGTTTTAGTTCATGTCATCGCGGCCGTTGTTGGTTTAGGAGCGAGCTTTGGAATGCCGGTTGTAGCCAAGTTTGGTGCTAAGTCAGTAACGAACGCAAAAGTTTGTTTTGAGATTAATAAAAAAATAGAGATGTTTGCCAAGGTTGGATCGCTTACTTTGCTAGCCAGCGGGATTCTGATGGCCATCGTCAACCCAGTCCTTTGGTCACAGGGTTGGTTCATCGGATCTTTAATTATTTACGTGCTGATTCAGCCTGTTGTCGCAGCAATGTTGCCAAAAACAATCGAAAAGCAAGTCGATATCGTGATGAACAGCGGTGACGGCGAACTGCCAGCCGAATATCATCAGCTTGATAAAAAAGCTTCCAAGCTAAACGGCATCGCACATGTCGCAGCAGTTGTGCTCATCGTGCTTGTGTCAACAAAACCATTCTAG
- a CDS encoding GNAT family N-acetyltransferase, with protein sequence MSFKYAEEVGRFVAKDSDGLEVGEVTYTRDGDKFLVIDHTGVDPANRGQGVAEELVRQVVEKAKNEGLKVEPVCSFAQKEFERKDEYKEVLKQ encoded by the coding sequence ATGTCGTTTAAATATGCAGAAGAAGTTGGACGTTTTGTCGCGAAAGATTCAGATGGGCTCGAGGTAGGAGAAGTAACTTATACTAGGGATGGAGATAAGTTTCTTGTCATTGACCATACCGGTGTCGATCCTGCAAATCGCGGCCAGGGCGTGGCGGAAGAATTGGTACGCCAGGTTGTTGAGAAGGCAAAAAATGAAGGTCTGAAGGTGGAGCCGGTTTGTTCCTTTGCGCAAAAGGAATTCGAGAGAAAAGATGAATATAAAGAAGTTCTAAAACAATAG
- a CDS encoding FAD/NAD(P)-binding protein produces the protein MYEWIIIGGGIQGCTIATFLLRNKKVLPGRLCIIDPHEKPLSNWTRNTGLIDMKFLRSPFVHHLDADPFSLISFTKKKNLKDNEFYGQYKRPSLKIFNEHSHHLFQETALEQSWHQGYVNDIEKEKDHWHVHTLDGKSLAGRNIVLAVSVNDRLFIPEWGDSLHEESNQVFHIFDKTACIQELRPPIAVVGGGITSAHLVIKLAAMYPGGVTLIKRHPFRVFDFDSDPGWLGPKKQTAYREISDYEKRRDVIIGARNRGSLTAELFQKLKKLENEQKIKVVDGEVKSASKRDGGEITLKLEKQEVNVKSIVFATGFKAGRPGGGWLDKAIEKLDLPCAQCGYPIVSPTLEWCPHLYVTGSLAELEIGPIARNISGARQAAERIVHNI, from the coding sequence GTGTACGAATGGATTATTATAGGTGGAGGCATACAAGGATGTACGATTGCCACCTTTTTGTTAAGAAACAAAAAGGTTTTACCAGGTCGCCTCTGTATTATTGACCCGCATGAAAAACCTTTATCCAATTGGACGAGAAATACTGGGTTAATTGATATGAAGTTTCTTCGTTCTCCATTCGTGCATCACCTTGATGCCGATCCGTTCAGTTTAATCAGTTTTACAAAGAAAAAGAACCTTAAGGATAACGAGTTTTACGGTCAATACAAGCGTCCGTCCCTGAAGATATTTAACGAACACAGTCATCATCTCTTTCAAGAGACAGCTTTGGAACAATCATGGCACCAGGGCTATGTCAATGACATCGAGAAAGAGAAGGACCACTGGCATGTCCATACATTAGACGGTAAAAGCTTGGCTGGCAGGAATATCGTGTTGGCAGTAAGCGTAAACGACCGGTTGTTTATTCCAGAATGGGGAGACTCACTTCATGAAGAATCAAACCAGGTGTTTCATATCTTCGATAAAACTGCCTGTATCCAGGAACTGAGGCCTCCAATTGCTGTAGTAGGAGGAGGAATCACTTCTGCGCATCTGGTAATCAAGTTAGCTGCCATGTATCCGGGAGGGGTCACTTTAATCAAAAGGCATCCCTTCAGAGTATTTGATTTTGATAGCGACCCGGGATGGCTGGGACCAAAGAAACAAACTGCCTATCGTGAAATCAGCGATTATGAAAAACGCAGGGATGTCATTATCGGTGCCAGGAACAGGGGGTCGCTGACTGCGGAACTTTTCCAGAAGCTAAAGAAACTTGAAAATGAACAAAAGATTAAGGTAGTGGATGGTGAAGTAAAATCAGCAAGTAAAAGGGACGGGGGAGAAATTACCCTTAAACTTGAGAAGCAAGAGGTTAACGTAAAATCCATCGTCTTCGCGACAGGGTTCAAGGCCGGGCGCCCTGGCGGTGGATGGCTGGACAAGGCGATAGAAAAGTTGGATCTCCCATGTGCTCAATGTGGTTATCCAATTGTCAGTCCGACGCTCGAATGGTGCCCCCATTTATACGTAACGGGATCTCTTGCCGAACTGGAGATTGGCCCTATTGCCCGGAATATCTCCGGTGCACGCCAGGCAGCCGAAAGAATCGTTCACAATATATAA
- a CDS encoding cysteine dioxygenase, producing MTLNPQAKNVLDSLKNPSKHELKEALAELNMSVDELEPFLQSSCGKPYYRKLLYKSDDVELLVMNWSDIECAPHDHGDSHGWIHVLNGTSINSVYEVNDNSLPKELFKEYHHQGKSFYAPKKGVHKMQADGTSGLVTLHLYSPPISGMKVFDLEKCAACVVSDDCGAWWPDEQRQKIKEIQLRKQEDGSHAS from the coding sequence ATGACGCTGAATCCTCAGGCAAAAAATGTGTTGGATTCATTAAAAAATCCTTCCAAACACGAGTTGAAGGAAGCACTGGCGGAGCTCAATATGTCTGTAGATGAATTGGAGCCGTTTCTCCAATCATCTTGCGGAAAGCCTTATTACAGAAAACTCCTGTACAAAAGTGACGATGTCGAGCTGCTTGTGATGAACTGGTCAGATATAGAATGCGCTCCGCATGATCACGGTGATTCCCATGGCTGGATTCATGTCCTTAACGGGACATCCATCAACTCCGTCTACGAAGTCAATGACAACAGCCTGCCAAAGGAACTGTTCAAGGAGTATCACCATCAAGGAAAGTCCTTCTATGCTCCGAAGAAAGGAGTCCATAAGATGCAAGCAGACGGCACAAGTGGACTCGTCACTCTCCACCTCTATTCCCCGCCTATCAGCGGGATGAAAGTCTTCGACCTTGAAAAATGTGCCGCCTGTGTGGTCTCGGATGACTGCGGGGCATGGTGGCCAGATGAACAGCGCCAGAAAATTAAAGAAATCCAGCTTAGAAAACAAGAAGACGGTTCTCATGCTTCATGA
- a CDS encoding ring-cleaving dioxygenase, protein MNELKGIHHVTAITSSAEKNYEFFTYVLGMRLVKKTVNQDDIRTYHLFFADDKGSAGTDMTFFDFPGIPKGSHGTDEIYKTGFRVPTDEALEYWVKRFDKYDVKHTGIKELFGKKTISFVDFDDQQYILVSDQHNEGVASGTPWQNGPVPLEYAITGLGPIHIRISRFDYFKEVLEKVMHMREVGQEGTLHLFEMGEGGNGAQVIVEDNKVLPAGRQGFGTVHHAAFRVADTSVLYEWIDHMKSAGFGTSGYVDRFFFESLYARVAPGVLFEWATDGPGFMGDEPYETLGEKLSLPPFLESKREQIEDFVRPIDTVRSTRKIEKEYL, encoded by the coding sequence TTGAACGAATTAAAAGGAATACACCATGTTACAGCCATTACAAGCAGCGCAGAAAAGAACTATGAGTTTTTCACATATGTGCTGGGAATGCGTCTTGTAAAAAAGACCGTCAACCAGGATGATATCCGTACTTATCACTTATTTTTCGCTGATGATAAAGGATCGGCGGGAACGGATATGACATTCTTTGATTTTCCTGGGATTCCTAAGGGGTCACATGGAACGGATGAGATTTACAAAACCGGCTTCCGTGTTCCGACAGATGAGGCGCTGGAATACTGGGTGAAGCGTTTTGATAAATACGACGTCAAGCATACGGGCATCAAGGAACTGTTCGGGAAAAAGACGATTTCATTCGTCGATTTTGATGATCAGCAATATATTCTTGTTTCTGATCAACACAATGAAGGTGTTGCGTCAGGAACTCCATGGCAAAACGGTCCGGTACCGTTGGAGTACGCGATCACAGGTCTTGGACCGATCCACATCCGCATCTCACGCTTCGATTATTTTAAAGAGGTATTGGAAAAAGTCATGCATATGCGAGAAGTAGGGCAAGAGGGTACACTCCACTTATTCGAAATGGGTGAAGGCGGGAACGGCGCACAGGTCATTGTTGAGGATAACAAAGTGCTGCCGGCAGGACGCCAGGGATTCGGCACAGTGCATCACGCAGCATTCCGTGTTGCTGACACATCGGTTCTTTATGAGTGGATCGATCATATGAAGTCTGCTGGATTCGGCACATCCGGTTATGTCGACAGATTCTTCTTTGAATCATTGTATGCGCGTGTGGCGCCTGGAGTCTTGTTCGAATGGGCAACAGACGGACCAGGTTTCATGGGTGACGAACCATACGAAACACTTGGTGAAAAATTGTCACTGCCGCCGTTCCTCGAATCGAAGCGTGAACAAATCGAGGACTTTGTGCGACCGATTGATACCGTCCGCAGCACGCGCAAGATTGAAAAAGAGTATCTGTAG
- a CDS encoding PstS family phosphate ABC transporter substrate-binding protein: MKSFKKLAMFTMLAGVMAFGTACSDGESNAEATNGSNETETQLEGSVVIDGSGTVYPFMAKMAENYMGMQEDVSVEVSRSGTSAGFKKFLVEEGTDYNDASRQIKDEEKAKAEELGIDVKEMKVALDGITIVINKENDWAKELTKEEIVDIFLAEGGKKKWSDVRADFPAEEIKTYGPNENHGTYEFMFEKILEEKDLVEGINLQQDYATLVDLVSKDKNGIGFFGYGYYASNKDKLAAVSVDFGNGPVEPSLETIKEDGKYGPFTRPVFTYLNVNNAKEKAQVLDYAIYTMQNAQDIAAETGFAPLTDEDIQATLSELEELK, translated from the coding sequence ATGAAGAGTTTTAAAAAGTTAGCGATGTTTACTATGCTTGCTGGTGTAATGGCTTTCGGAACGGCTTGTTCAGATGGAGAAAGCAACGCAGAGGCGACGAATGGTTCTAATGAAACTGAAACTCAACTTGAAGGCAGCGTTGTGATCGATGGTTCAGGTACGGTTTATCCGTTCATGGCAAAAATGGCTGAAAACTATATGGGTATGCAGGAAGATGTTTCTGTAGAAGTAAGCCGCTCCGGAACATCCGCTGGTTTTAAGAAATTCCTTGTTGAAGAAGGAACAGATTACAATGATGCATCACGCCAGATCAAAGACGAAGAAAAAGCTAAAGCTGAAGAGCTAGGCATTGATGTAAAAGAAATGAAAGTAGCTTTAGATGGCATTACCATCGTTATTAATAAAGAGAATGATTGGGCTAAGGAACTGACAAAAGAAGAAATCGTTGATATCTTCCTAGCTGAAGGCGGAAAGAAAAAGTGGTCTGATGTCCGCGCTGACTTCCCAGCTGAAGAGATTAAGACATACGGCCCTAACGAAAACCACGGAACATATGAGTTCATGTTCGAAAAAATCCTTGAGGAAAAAGATCTTGTAGAAGGTATCAATCTTCAGCAGGACTATGCAACACTTGTTGACCTGGTATCAAAAGACAAGAATGGGATTGGCTTCTTCGGCTATGGATATTATGCAAGCAACAAAGACAAATTGGCAGCAGTGAGCGTGGATTTCGGTAACGGACCTGTTGAACCTTCGCTGGAAACAATAAAGGAAGACGGAAAATACGGTCCATTCACACGCCCGGTTTTCACATACTTGAATGTTAATAACGCAAAAGAGAAAGCACAAGTACTTGATTACGCAATTTACACAATGCAAAATGCTCAGGATATTGCTGCAGAAACTGGCTTCGCACCACTGACAGATGAAGACATCCAGGCGACATTATCAGAACTAGAAGAATTGAAATAA
- a CDS encoding CBO0543 family protein produces MTNAIYAIFWLGILIIWGDWRNWRRYYPTILFFMLGDFIYLYLLSDYYPMWRYVPSPGDREIGITNAHISFSIMILKYPATCLAYLSHFPQQGAIIKFLYYLGWMLIYIINEMIDLHYHLIKYYNGWNFGWSILFNAVMFLILKIHFHRPVFAWILSAVFIVFLWNRFEVPSSVFR; encoded by the coding sequence ATGACGAATGCGATTTATGCGATTTTTTGGTTGGGGATCTTAATAATATGGGGGGATTGGAGGAACTGGAGAAGGTACTATCCGACAATCCTTTTCTTTATGCTTGGTGATTTTATTTATCTTTATTTACTGTCGGATTATTATCCAATGTGGAGGTATGTACCCTCTCCTGGTGACAGGGAAATTGGAATCACCAATGCACATATTTCGTTTTCCATCATGATATTAAAATATCCTGCGACATGTCTTGCCTATTTGTCTCATTTTCCACAACAAGGTGCCATCATTAAGTTCTTATATTATTTAGGGTGGATGCTAATTTACATCATAAATGAAATGATTGACCTGCATTATCATTTAATAAAATATTACAATGGCTGGAATTTCGGTTGGTCTATTCTTTTTAACGCGGTCATGTTCCTTATATTGAAGATCCATTTTCATAGGCCGGTATTCGCCTGGATCCTCTCGGCCGTTTTTATTGTTTTTTTATGGAATAGATTTGAGGTACCCTCGAGTGTTTTTCGGTAG
- the wrbA gene encoding NAD(P)H:quinone oxidoreductase, whose translation MVKLAVIFYSMGGTNVQLSKWAAEGAKGAGAEVKVFKVKELAPESAIEGNEAWKATVEATKDIPEVTPDDLEWADAIIFSVPTRFGNMPSQMKQFLDTTGGLWAQGKLVNKVVSAMSSAQNPHGGQEATILSLYTTMYHWGAIVAAPGYSDPVTFAAGGNPYGTSVTVDQDGNMIEDVEAAVKYQAKRTVTVAGWVNNGNQ comes from the coding sequence ATGGTTAAATTAGCAGTGATTTTTTACAGCATGGGTGGAACGAATGTGCAGCTTTCTAAGTGGGCTGCGGAAGGCGCAAAAGGAGCTGGCGCAGAAGTAAAGGTTTTTAAGGTGAAGGAATTAGCGCCTGAATCAGCGATTGAAGGAAACGAAGCATGGAAAGCAACAGTTGAGGCAACAAAGGATATCCCTGAAGTGACTCCAGACGATCTTGAATGGGCAGACGCAATCATTTTCAGCGTTCCTACGCGATTTGGAAACATGCCATCCCAGATGAAGCAATTCCTTGATACAACAGGCGGCCTCTGGGCCCAAGGCAAGCTCGTGAACAAAGTCGTGAGCGCCATGTCCTCCGCGCAAAATCCTCACGGTGGGCAAGAAGCTACTATTTTGTCACTCTACACTACGATGTACCACTGGGGTGCAATCGTTGCAGCGCCAGGATACAGTGACCCAGTAACCTTCGCTGCTGGCGGCAACCCATACGGAACAAGCGTAACAGTCGACCAGGACGGCAACATGATTGAAGACGTCGAAGCTGCGGTAAAATACCAGGCGAAGCGCACTGTGACTGTTGCAGGATGGGTTAATAACGGAAATCAATAA
- the rpmG gene encoding 50S ribosomal protein L33 yields the protein MRVKITLACTETGDRNYITTKNKRNNPDRIELKKYCPRLKRYTLHRETK from the coding sequence ATGAGAGTGAAGATTACGCTTGCATGTACGGAAACAGGAGATAGAAACTACATTACTACCAAAAATAAAAGAAATAATCCTGATCGGATTGAATTAAAAAAGTATTGCCCGCGCTTAAAGAGGTACACGCTGCATAGAGAGACGAAATAA